The following are encoded together in the Streptomyces rapamycinicus NRRL 5491 genome:
- a CDS encoding sensor histidine kinase, which yields MRARGALTACARGFAVSWLALVSITLSVLTIVSISFISLGIGVFTTPPLIRAVRAHANRRRLLAASWSDVRIQLPYRPLPADRRSGVTGQVELCTFLLKDPATWRDLLWLQVDMTAGYAIALLAFAFMPYGLEGFVLAAGVWQPIVDAGGTYWYAFLPIDSLGTALLAVPVGVGFIALGSVLSPVLLRGHFLLARSFLDPTPHMALEQRVLRLTETRHDAVDTSAAELRRIERDLHDGAQARLVAMGMSLGTVEALIEKDPARARELLAAARTNSAEALAELRDLVRGIHPPVLAERGLGDAVRALALRMAVPVEVDVDLTGRPDEPVESAAYFAVSEVLTNAAKHAGASRMWVDIHHQDGMLRVTVTDDGRGGAEITPDGGLSGVERRLGTFDGVLAVSSPAGGPTMVTMEIPCVLSAQGAAR from the coding sequence ATGAGGGCACGTGGAGCGCTGACGGCCTGCGCACGGGGGTTCGCCGTCTCCTGGCTCGCGCTGGTGTCGATCACCCTGTCCGTGCTGACGATCGTGTCGATCAGCTTCATCTCACTGGGCATCGGGGTGTTCACCACCCCTCCGCTGATCCGCGCGGTGCGGGCGCACGCCAATCGGCGCCGGCTGCTGGCCGCCTCCTGGTCCGATGTGCGGATCCAGCTGCCGTACCGCCCGCTGCCGGCCGATCGGCGCTCCGGGGTCACCGGCCAGGTCGAGCTGTGCACCTTCCTGCTGAAGGACCCGGCCACCTGGCGCGATCTGCTGTGGCTCCAGGTCGACATGACGGCCGGGTACGCCATCGCGCTGCTGGCCTTCGCCTTCATGCCGTACGGGCTCGAGGGGTTCGTACTGGCCGCCGGGGTGTGGCAGCCGATCGTGGACGCGGGCGGCACGTACTGGTACGCGTTCCTGCCCATCGACTCGCTGGGCACCGCCCTGCTGGCCGTCCCGGTCGGCGTCGGCTTCATCGCCCTCGGGTCGGTCCTCTCCCCTGTCCTGCTGCGCGGCCACTTCCTGCTGGCGCGCTCCTTCCTGGACCCGACCCCGCACATGGCGCTCGAGCAGCGGGTGCTGCGGCTCACCGAGACCCGGCACGACGCCGTGGACACCTCCGCCGCCGAACTGCGCCGCATCGAGCGCGATCTGCACGACGGCGCCCAGGCCCGGCTCGTGGCGATGGGCATGAGCCTGGGCACCGTGGAGGCGCTGATCGAGAAGGACCCGGCCAGGGCCAGGGAGCTGCTCGCCGCGGCCCGTACGAACTCCGCCGAGGCCCTGGCCGAACTGCGCGACCTGGTCCGCGGCATCCATCCGCCCGTACTGGCCGAGCGCGGCCTGGGGGACGCGGTGCGCGCGCTGGCGCTGCGGATGGCGGTGCCGGTGGAGGTGGACGTGGACCTCACGGGCCGCCCCGACGAACCGGTCGAGTCCGCGGCGTACTTCGCGGTCAGCGAGGTGCTGACCAACGCGGCCAAGCACGCGGGGGCGTCGCGGATGTGGGTGGACATCCACCACCAGGACGGCATGCTGCGCGTCACCGTGACCGATGACGGCCGCGGCGGCGCGGAGATCACCCCGGACGGCGGGCTGAGCGGCGTCGAGCGGCGGCTGGGCACGTTCGACGGGGTCCTCGCGGTCAGCAGCCCGGCCGGCGGGCCCACCATGGTGACGATGGAGATCCCCTGCGTCCTCTCGGCACAGGGCGCCGCCCGATGA
- a CDS encoding putative quinol monooxygenase, which yields MIFITAKFRVLPEDADRWPEIAGDFTRDTRAEPGCLWFDWSRSVEDPAEYVLVEAFRDEEAGAAHVNSPHFRAARRTLPPHLVETPRIVNMNVPQEDWSLLGEMSVAARD from the coding sequence ATGATCTTCATCACCGCGAAGTTCCGCGTACTGCCCGAGGACGCGGACCGCTGGCCCGAGATCGCGGGCGACTTCACCCGGGACACCCGCGCCGAGCCGGGGTGCCTGTGGTTCGACTGGTCCCGCAGCGTCGAGGACCCGGCCGAATACGTTCTGGTCGAGGCGTTCCGCGACGAGGAGGCCGGCGCGGCACATGTCAACTCGCCGCACTTCCGGGCCGCGCGGCGGACACTTCCGCCGCACCTGGTGGAGACCCCGCGGATCGTCAATATGAACGTGCCCCAGGAGGATTGGTCCCTCCTTGGGGAAATGTCCGTCGCGGCCCGGGACTGA
- a CDS encoding LuxR C-terminal-related transcriptional regulator, giving the protein MRVVLAEDLFLLRDGLVRMLEAYDFEVVAAVESGPELSKALAELEPDVAVVDVRLPPSFSDEGLQCALAARRARPGLPVLVLSQHVEQLYARELLADGSGGIGYLLKDRVFDADQFIDAVRRVAAGGTAMDPQVISQLLDRRAQDQPLGRLTPRELEVMELMAEGRSNTAIAAQLFVTERAIAKHTSNIFGKLGLPPSDDNNRRVLAVLAYLDRD; this is encoded by the coding sequence GTGCGCGTTGTCCTCGCCGAAGACCTCTTCCTCCTGCGGGACGGGCTGGTGCGGATGCTGGAGGCGTACGACTTCGAGGTCGTGGCCGCCGTGGAGAGCGGGCCCGAGCTGAGCAAGGCGCTGGCCGAGCTGGAGCCGGATGTGGCGGTGGTGGACGTACGGCTGCCGCCGTCGTTCAGCGACGAGGGGCTGCAGTGCGCGCTGGCGGCGCGGCGGGCGCGGCCGGGGCTGCCGGTGCTGGTGCTGTCGCAGCACGTGGAGCAGCTGTACGCGCGGGAGCTGCTCGCGGACGGCAGCGGCGGCATCGGCTATCTGCTCAAGGACCGGGTCTTCGACGCCGATCAGTTCATCGACGCGGTGCGCCGGGTCGCCGCCGGGGGCACCGCGATGGATCCACAGGTGATCTCGCAGCTGCTGGACCGGCGCGCCCAGGACCAGCCGCTGGGGCGGCTGACGCCACGGGAGCTGGAGGTGATGGAGCTGATGGCGGAGGGGCGGTCCAACACGGCGATCGCGGCGCAGCTGTTCGTCACCGAGCGGGCGATCGCCAAGCACACCTCCAACATCTTCGGCAAGCTCGGCCTGCCGCCGTCGGACGACAACAACCGGCGGGTGCTGGCAGTGCTGGCCTACCTCGACCGGGACTGA
- a CDS encoding alpha-N-acetylglucosaminidase, whose product MSDLSRRTLIGTAGALGAGATLGSRIPAVADEPHDTQDTAVAAFDTAPARAALRRLLPTHADQFRLVALEKRGAEERFEVGGSAGRLTVSGTSPAVLLTGVHWYLKYTCHAQITWSGDQLNLPKKLPAPARRVTRSTALPHRFAFNDTHDGYTAPFADWDRWEHLIDIAALHGCNELLVTAGQEGVYHRLLQDFGYTEDEARAWLPAPSHQPWWLLQNMSGYGGPVSTALLAKRTELGRRIADRLRELGMRPVFPGYFGTVPDGFAERNPGGRTVPQGDWNGLRRPDWLDPRTEVFRKVAAAFYRHQGELFGEAELFKMDLLHEGGDPGDVPVPEAARAVETSLQTSRPGATWVILGWQENPRRDLLDAVDHDRMLIVDGLSDLDTVTDRERDWGGVPYAFGTIPNFGGRTTIGAKTHMWTKRFTVWRDKPGSKLVGTAYMPEAVERDPAALELFSELAWRDEAVDRAEWFRSYADVRYGGPDTRAREAFAALRGTAYEISSKDGRPHDSVFAARPSLSARSGTNYATHTPAFDPAGFDVAFAALLGVRAGLRDSDAYRHDLTDIARQALANRSWQLIPQLQDAYDRKDRTAFKTLSRLWLKLMRLSDDMTGAHRRFLLGPWLEDAKRMASGEEESAQLERAARTLITTWADRATADGGKLANYANRDWSGLIADFHLPQWQSYLDELADALAENRAPRTFDWFAVEEPWTRERKSYPVRPTADAHRTAKRVYEALAKAPYQGTLTVTAEPATLPPGGSATLTAALRNVNGLRPTGRVDFDLTAAGLDPSPDGPTRLPGVPAGGTGEVRWRATAPEDPLEHPLKPLPYELGVTYGPRGEERVRAVRTGTLWIAGPLAEGLKTVTNSGAAFGQLDERFAIDGAGQDLWKGTAEFGSVYRDGVLTVGTTVTVKVDAQAVTGPWARAGIIVRDDLATAGSPGFVNLSVTPANGVVLSYDSGGDGTLDTYQRITGVKAPVLLRLTRTAATSYTGELSTDDGASWRKVATVTAPGGAAAQDAGIFMTAANGGTGARGTVELSGWRTSTP is encoded by the coding sequence ATGAGCGACCTGAGCAGACGCACGCTGATCGGAACCGCCGGAGCACTGGGGGCCGGGGCCACACTGGGGAGCCGGATCCCCGCGGTGGCCGACGAACCACACGACACACAGGACACCGCAGTGGCCGCATTCGACACCGCTCCCGCGCGCGCCGCCCTGCGACGGCTGCTGCCGACGCACGCCGATCAGTTCCGGCTGGTGGCGCTGGAGAAGCGGGGTGCCGAGGAGCGGTTCGAGGTCGGCGGGTCCGCGGGGCGGCTGACGGTCTCCGGGACCAGTCCGGCGGTGCTGCTCACCGGTGTGCACTGGTACCTCAAGTACACCTGCCACGCCCAGATCACCTGGTCAGGCGATCAGCTGAACCTGCCGAAGAAGCTGCCCGCGCCCGCCCGGCGCGTCACCCGCTCGACCGCGCTCCCGCACCGCTTCGCGTTCAACGACACCCACGACGGCTACACCGCGCCGTTCGCCGACTGGGACCGCTGGGAGCACCTGATCGACATCGCGGCCCTGCACGGCTGCAACGAACTGCTGGTCACCGCCGGTCAGGAGGGTGTCTACCACCGGCTGCTCCAGGACTTCGGCTATACGGAAGACGAGGCGCGGGCCTGGCTCCCCGCCCCCTCCCACCAGCCGTGGTGGCTGCTGCAGAACATGAGCGGTTACGGCGGACCGGTGTCCACCGCGCTCCTGGCCAAGCGCACCGAGCTGGGGCGGCGGATCGCCGACCGGCTGCGGGAGCTGGGCATGCGGCCGGTGTTCCCCGGCTACTTCGGCACCGTCCCGGACGGCTTCGCGGAACGCAACCCCGGGGGCCGTACGGTCCCGCAGGGCGACTGGAACGGGCTCCGGCGGCCCGACTGGCTCGATCCGCGCACCGAGGTGTTCCGGAAGGTGGCCGCCGCCTTCTACCGCCATCAGGGCGAACTGTTCGGCGAGGCCGAGCTGTTCAAGATGGATCTGCTGCACGAGGGCGGCGACCCCGGGGACGTTCCGGTGCCGGAGGCCGCCCGCGCCGTGGAGACCTCGCTCCAGACCTCGCGCCCCGGCGCCACCTGGGTGATCCTCGGCTGGCAGGAGAACCCGCGCCGCGATCTGCTGGACGCCGTCGACCACGACCGGATGCTCATCGTGGACGGCCTTTCGGACCTGGACACGGTCACCGACCGGGAGCGGGACTGGGGTGGGGTGCCGTACGCGTTCGGCACCATCCCCAACTTCGGCGGCCGCACCACGATCGGCGCCAAGACCCATATGTGGACCAAGCGGTTCACCGTATGGCGCGACAAACCGGGCAGCAAGCTGGTCGGCACGGCCTATATGCCGGAGGCGGTCGAGCGGGATCCGGCCGCGCTGGAGCTGTTCAGCGAGTTGGCGTGGCGGGATGAGGCGGTGGACCGGGCCGAGTGGTTCCGCTCCTACGCCGATGTGCGCTACGGCGGGCCGGACACCAGGGCCCGGGAGGCGTTCGCCGCGCTGCGCGGCACCGCGTACGAGATCAGCAGCAAGGACGGCCGCCCGCACGACTCGGTGTTCGCCGCCCGGCCCTCCCTGAGCGCGCGTTCGGGCACCAACTACGCCACCCACACCCCCGCCTTCGACCCGGCCGGGTTCGACGTGGCCTTCGCGGCGCTGCTGGGCGTGCGCGCCGGGCTGCGCGACAGCGACGCCTACCGCCACGACCTCACCGACATCGCACGGCAGGCCCTCGCCAACCGCTCCTGGCAGCTGATCCCGCAGCTCCAGGACGCCTATGACCGTAAGGACCGCACCGCCTTCAAGACGCTGTCCCGGCTGTGGCTCAAACTGATGCGGCTCAGCGACGACATGACCGGCGCCCACCGGCGGTTCCTGCTGGGCCCATGGCTCGAGGACGCCAAGCGGATGGCGTCGGGCGAGGAGGAGTCGGCGCAGCTGGAGCGGGCCGCGCGCACCCTCATCACCACCTGGGCGGACCGCGCCACGGCCGACGGCGGCAAACTGGCCAACTACGCCAACCGCGACTGGAGCGGCCTCATCGCCGACTTCCACCTCCCCCAGTGGCAGTCCTATCTGGACGAGCTGGCGGACGCGCTGGCGGAGAACCGCGCACCGCGCACCTTCGACTGGTTCGCCGTCGAGGAGCCGTGGACGCGCGAGCGCAAGAGCTACCCCGTGCGGCCGACGGCCGACGCCCACCGCACCGCCAAGCGGGTGTACGAGGCGCTGGCCAAGGCCCCGTACCAGGGCACGCTGACCGTCACCGCCGAGCCCGCCACCCTGCCGCCCGGCGGCTCCGCGACCCTCACCGCCGCCCTGCGCAACGTCAACGGGCTGCGCCCCACCGGCCGCGTCGACTTCGACCTCACCGCGGCCGGGCTCGACCCGTCCCCGGACGGGCCGACCCGGCTGCCGGGCGTCCCGGCGGGCGGCACCGGCGAGGTCCGCTGGCGGGCGACCGCGCCCGAAGACCCGCTGGAGCACCCGCTCAAGCCACTGCCGTACGAACTGGGCGTGACGTACGGGCCGCGGGGCGAGGAGCGGGTGCGGGCCGTACGCACCGGGACGCTGTGGATCGCCGGACCGCTGGCAGAGGGCTTGAAGACGGTCACCAACAGCGGTGCGGCCTTCGGCCAGTTGGACGAGCGGTTCGCGATCGACGGCGCGGGCCAGGACCTGTGGAAGGGCACCGCCGAATTCGGCTCCGTCTACCGCGACGGCGTCCTTACGGTGGGCACGACCGTGACCGTGAAGGTGGACGCCCAGGCGGTCACCGGGCCCTGGGCGCGGGCCGGGATCATCGTCCGCGACGACCTCGCCACGGCGGGCTCCCCCGGCTTCGTGAACCTCTCCGTCACCCCGGCCAACGGTGTCGTCCTGTCGTACGACTCGGGCGGCGACGGCACGCTGGACACCTACCAGCGGATCACCGGCGTCAAGGCGCCCGTACTGCTGCGGCTGACCCGCACCGCCGCCACCTCCTACACCGGCGAGCTGTCCACCGACGACGGCGCGAGCTGGCGGAAGGTGGCCACCGTGACGGCGCCGGGCGGGGCGGCCGCGCAGGACGCCGGGATCTTCATGACCGCGGCGAACGGCGGTACGGGCGCCCGGGGGACGGTCGAGTTGAGCGGCTGGAGGACGAGTACGCCGTAG
- a CDS encoding PT domain-containing protein, with the protein MLGRMRVTVGVAVSLSVALVACGPEKEKEWTGAEPSKGSAAEAARFAPLVRLAKGESLLPMDATRFIGRSALRFDHDGFCRDEGPVADPPDPRQLGSKDNPYKHADVQPGKSSSKPVSCPGHGDKWHTSTEADGGFYLDPPKEVRKGEGTDAPVYWEYHNHKTDPKRAAYVFWFFYAYNNLTPGNRHEGDWERVAVQLRDGKPEAVTFAKHGKDTCSVKWSELDPQDGHPTVYSARGSHGSYPTDKNQWVNGTLDRPSKGGAEWRTWEHARPVNREPWWGYAGWWGSQQHVSGFNGPMGPRPGRLLSGIFTNDSCGPADKPPTDPPKDQPTEQPTEQPTDQPTDQAAPRTKEGAIRRYEEYLHAVGREDIKTVCEVAGPAAKQAEDQGFGPCTSTFLVTFQMISPTQKKALQTATVDPQKVVVRGPDKFDIPAAAVKASVTFSENEIGTSTLEYMKDDWYITD; encoded by the coding sequence GTGCTGGGTCGGATGCGGGTGACGGTGGGCGTGGCGGTGTCGCTTTCGGTGGCGCTGGTGGCGTGCGGGCCGGAGAAGGAGAAGGAGTGGACGGGGGCGGAGCCTTCGAAGGGGTCCGCGGCCGAGGCCGCGCGGTTCGCGCCGTTGGTGCGGCTGGCCAAGGGGGAGTCGCTGTTGCCGATGGACGCGACGCGGTTCATCGGGCGGTCCGCGCTGCGCTTCGACCACGATGGCTTCTGCCGTGACGAGGGGCCGGTGGCCGATCCGCCCGACCCGCGGCAGTTGGGGAGTAAGGACAATCCCTACAAGCACGCGGACGTGCAGCCGGGGAAGTCCTCGTCCAAGCCGGTGTCCTGCCCCGGGCACGGGGACAAGTGGCACACCTCGACCGAGGCCGACGGCGGTTTCTATCTCGACCCGCCGAAGGAGGTGCGGAAGGGTGAGGGCACTGACGCGCCGGTCTACTGGGAGTACCACAACCACAAGACCGACCCGAAGCGCGCGGCGTACGTCTTCTGGTTCTTCTACGCCTACAACAACCTGACCCCGGGCAACCGGCACGAGGGCGACTGGGAGCGCGTCGCGGTCCAATTGCGCGACGGCAAGCCGGAGGCGGTGACGTTCGCGAAGCACGGCAAGGACACGTGCAGTGTGAAGTGGTCGGAACTGGATCCGCAGGACGGACATCCGACGGTGTACTCGGCGCGTGGTTCACACGGCTCCTATCCGACCGATAAGAACCAGTGGGTGAACGGCACGCTCGACCGGCCCTCGAAGGGCGGCGCCGAGTGGCGCACTTGGGAGCACGCCCGCCCCGTCAACCGCGAGCCCTGGTGGGGGTACGCCGGGTGGTGGGGGTCGCAGCAGCATGTGAGCGGATTCAACGGGCCGATGGGCCCGCGCCCGGGGCGTCTGCTGTCGGGCATCTTCACCAACGACAGTTGCGGGCCCGCCGACAAGCCGCCGACGGATCCGCCCAAGGACCAGCCCACGGAACAGCCCACGGAACAGCCCACGGACCAGCCCACGGACCAGGCCGCGCCCAGGACGAAGGAAGGGGCGATCCGGCGGTACGAGGAGTATCTGCACGCCGTGGGCCGGGAGGACATCAAGACGGTCTGCGAGGTGGCCGGGCCCGCGGCGAAGCAGGCGGAGGACCAGGGGTTCGGTCCGTGCACGTCCACGTTCCTCGTCACGTTCCAGATGATCTCGCCTACGCAGAAGAAGGCTCTGCAGACCGCGACGGTCGATCCGCAGAAGGTCGTCGTACGAGGCCCCGACAAGTTCGACATCCCGGCCGCGGCGGTCAAGGCCTCCGTCACCTTCTCCGAAAACGAGATCGGGACCAGCACCCTGGAGTACATGAAGGACGACTGGTACATCACTGACTGA
- a CDS encoding ARPP-2 domain-containing protein codes for MTTTTTLELTGLTALPAQTWGAIRLVPLVRDEPIADLRLDARLYGDDLAAVALDRRTAYYAYIPHGFVATWTADGTPAAAYGTRLRQGDERRAGPPPCVSLRFHRRMARRVDRDRLRFLPLHLALEGYLALHFGGPAVVWEEWSHRAVSTGLSPRVEQAYTGAEVAGLGDALRVFEIHPGQCGVLLYAADALAAAFVVPHPDDYRALHPSLLHDLYGELVYHYATLYGPVPDFRARIADGAVYSLAGLRAEAARQRAEWADFHTTALAGGLLDTAYEVQRVRRMGPFALSRFLPPFHRRAEQHIGETITHEDGRLAYLKTFRLSEAQTRRGHLLTLLAAHDWHFGATADALGVSRDQLASRVEHAGFGALLRQDIRDHYRAAARALSQ; via the coding sequence ATGACCACCACCACGACGCTGGAGCTCACCGGGCTGACCGCCCTGCCCGCCCAGACCTGGGGCGCGATCCGGCTGGTGCCCCTGGTCCGGGACGAGCCGATCGCCGATCTGCGGCTGGACGCCCGGCTCTACGGCGACGACCTCGCCGCCGTCGCGCTCGACCGGCGCACGGCGTACTACGCCTACATTCCGCATGGTTTCGTCGCCACCTGGACGGCCGACGGGACCCCGGCCGCGGCGTACGGCACCCGGCTGCGGCAGGGGGACGAGCGGCGGGCCGGCCCGCCGCCGTGCGTCTCCCTCCGCTTCCACCGCCGGATGGCGCGCCGCGTCGACCGCGACCGGCTGCGCTTCCTCCCCCTGCACCTCGCGCTGGAGGGCTATCTCGCCCTGCACTTCGGCGGCCCGGCGGTGGTGTGGGAGGAGTGGTCGCACCGGGCGGTCAGTACCGGTCTGTCGCCGCGGGTCGAGCAGGCGTACACCGGCGCCGAGGTGGCGGGGCTCGGCGACGCGCTCCGGGTCTTCGAGATCCACCCGGGCCAGTGCGGGGTGCTGCTCTACGCCGCCGACGCGCTCGCCGCCGCCTTCGTCGTACCGCATCCGGACGACTACCGCGCCCTGCATCCGTCGCTGCTGCACGATCTGTACGGGGAGCTGGTGTACCACTACGCGACGCTGTACGGGCCCGTGCCCGACTTCCGGGCGCGGATAGCGGACGGCGCGGTGTACTCGCTGGCCGGGCTGCGCGCCGAGGCGGCCCGGCAGCGGGCGGAATGGGCGGACTTCCACACCACCGCGCTCGCGGGTGGGCTGCTGGACACCGCGTACGAGGTCCAGCGGGTGCGCCGGATGGGGCCGTTCGCCCTGTCCCGCTTCCTGCCGCCGTTCCACCGCCGGGCCGAGCAGCACATCGGCGAGACCATCACCCACGAGGACGGCCGCCTCGCCTACCTCAAGACCTTCCGCCTCTCCGAGGCCCAGACCCGGCGCGGCCATCTGCTCACCCTTCTCGCCGCCCACGACTGGCACTTCGGCGCGACTGCCGACGCCCTGGGGGTGAGCCGCGACCAGCTCGCCTCCCGTGTGGAGCACGCGGGGTTCGGCGCGCTGCTGCGCCAGGACATACGCGACCACTACCGCGCGGCGGCGCGCGCGCTCAGTCAGTGA
- a CDS encoding NAD(P)-dependent alcohol dehydrogenase: protein MKAVQVVGYGQSPRMADVPHPEITGPYDVIVKIGGAGVCRTDLHILEGQWADKSGVSLPYTIGHENAGWVHAVGSAVTNVAEGDKVIVHPLITCGLCPACRAGDDVHCGQSLFPGIDTHGGYAEYLKTSARSVVKLDGSLEPADVAALADAGLTAYHAAAKAAGRLRPGTRCVIIGAGGLGHIGVQVLKAITAAELIVVDRNPDAVELAVSIGADHGIVASGDQVGEVLELTGGQGAEAVVDFVGEGGATRDGVGMLRRAGDYHVVGYGENLDIPTIDIISAEINFIGNLVGSYTDLCELMVLAAQDRVRLHTTTYPLDRFQEALDDLGAGRVRGRAVLVP, encoded by the coding sequence ATGAAGGCAGTCCAGGTCGTGGGGTACGGCCAGAGCCCGCGCATGGCCGACGTACCGCATCCGGAGATCACCGGCCCGTACGACGTGATCGTCAAGATCGGCGGGGCGGGCGTGTGCCGCACCGATCTCCACATCCTCGAAGGACAGTGGGCTGACAAGTCCGGAGTGAGCCTGCCCTACACCATCGGGCACGAGAACGCCGGCTGGGTCCATGCGGTCGGCAGCGCGGTCACCAACGTCGCCGAGGGCGACAAGGTCATCGTGCACCCCCTGATCACCTGCGGGTTGTGCCCGGCCTGCCGGGCCGGTGACGACGTCCACTGCGGGCAGAGCCTCTTCCCCGGCATCGACACCCACGGCGGCTACGCCGAGTATCTGAAGACCTCGGCCCGCAGCGTCGTGAAGCTCGACGGCTCCCTCGAGCCCGCCGACGTGGCCGCGCTCGCCGACGCGGGGCTCACCGCCTACCACGCGGCGGCCAAGGCCGCCGGCCGGCTGCGCCCCGGGACCAGGTGCGTGATCATCGGCGCGGGAGGGCTCGGACACATCGGCGTACAGGTGCTGAAGGCCATCACGGCCGCCGAACTCATCGTGGTCGACCGCAACCCCGACGCGGTGGAGCTGGCCGTCTCCATCGGCGCCGACCACGGGATCGTGGCAAGCGGGGACCAGGTCGGGGAAGTGCTGGAGCTGACGGGCGGGCAGGGCGCCGAGGCGGTCGTCGACTTCGTCGGCGAAGGCGGCGCGACCCGGGACGGCGTCGGCATGCTGCGCCGCGCGGGCGACTACCACGTGGTGGGGTACGGGGAGAACCTCGACATCCCGACGATCGACATCATCTCCGCCGAGATCAACTTCATCGGCAATCTCGTCGGCTCCTACACCGACCTGTGCGAGTTGATGGTGCTCGCCGCGCAGGACCGCGTGCGCCTGCACACCACCACGTACCCGCTGGACCGTTTCCAGGAGGCCCTGGACGACCTCGGTGCCGGCCGGGTCCGCGGACGCGCCGTTCTCGTCCCCTGA
- a CDS encoding alpha-amylase, whose translation MASSRIPLATALALAASAVTLVALPQTARATPPGTKDVTAELFEWKYDSVAKECTSTLGPAGYGYVEVSPATEHIQGGQWWTSYQPVSYKIAGRLGDRTAFKNMIDTCHAAGVKVVADAVINHMSAGSGTGTGGSSYTKYDYPGIYQPQDMDDCTAQISNYQDRWNVQHCELVGLADLDTGEQYVRTRLAQYLNDLLSLGVDGFRVDGAKHIPADDLAAIKSQLSDPGVYWKQEVIYGEGEAVSPTEYLRNGDVQEFRYGRDLKRVFQSEKLAYLKNFGEGWGYMASGQSGVFVDNWDTERNGSTLTYKNGADYTLANVFMLAWPYGSPDVHSGYEFSDNDAGPPNGGAAGACYQDGWKCQHKWPEIMSMVALRNTARGASVTNWWDNGNNAIAFGRGDKAYVAINHESGPLTRTFQTSLPAGGYCDVQSGKSVTVDSSGRFTATLGANTAVALHTGARSCG comes from the coding sequence ATGGCCAGCAGCCGCATACCCCTTGCCACCGCGCTCGCCCTCGCGGCGAGCGCGGTGACGCTCGTCGCACTGCCCCAGACCGCGCGGGCGACACCGCCCGGCACCAAGGACGTCACCGCCGAACTCTTCGAGTGGAAGTACGACTCCGTCGCCAAGGAGTGCACCAGCACCCTCGGCCCCGCCGGGTACGGCTATGTCGAGGTGTCCCCGGCCACCGAGCACATCCAGGGCGGCCAGTGGTGGACCTCCTACCAGCCCGTCAGCTACAAGATCGCCGGACGGCTCGGCGACCGCACCGCCTTCAAGAACATGATCGACACCTGTCACGCGGCGGGCGTGAAGGTGGTGGCCGACGCCGTCATCAACCACATGTCGGCCGGATCCGGCACCGGCACCGGCGGCTCCTCGTACACCAAGTACGACTACCCCGGGATCTACCAGCCCCAGGACATGGACGACTGCACCGCGCAGATCAGCAACTACCAGGACCGCTGGAATGTGCAGCACTGCGAGCTGGTGGGCCTCGCCGACCTGGACACCGGTGAACAGTACGTCCGCACCCGGCTCGCGCAGTACCTCAACGACCTGCTCTCGCTCGGCGTGGACGGCTTCCGCGTCGACGGCGCCAAGCACATCCCGGCGGACGATCTGGCCGCCATCAAGAGCCAGTTGAGCGACCCCGGCGTCTACTGGAAGCAGGAGGTCATCTACGGCGAGGGGGAGGCGGTCTCCCCGACGGAGTATCTGCGCAACGGCGATGTGCAGGAGTTCCGCTACGGCCGTGACCTCAAGCGGGTGTTCCAGAGCGAGAAGCTCGCGTATCTGAAGAACTTCGGCGAGGGCTGGGGCTATATGGCGAGTGGCCAGTCCGGTGTCTTCGTCGACAACTGGGACACCGAGCGCAACGGCTCCACCCTCACCTACAAGAACGGCGCCGACTACACCCTGGCCAACGTCTTCATGCTGGCCTGGCCGTACGGCTCCCCGGACGTCCACTCCGGCTACGAGTTCAGCGACAACGACGCGGGCCCGCCCAACGGCGGCGCGGCGGGCGCCTGCTACCAGGACGGCTGGAAGTGCCAGCACAAATGGCCCGAGATCATGAGCATGGTCGCCCTCCGCAACACGGCCCGGGGCGCTTCGGTGACCAACTGGTGGGACAACGGCAACAACGCCATCGCGTTCGGCCGCGGCGACAAGGCATACGTGGCCATCAACCACGAGAGCGGCCCCCTCACCCGGACCTTCCAGACCTCGCTCCCGGCGGGCGGCTACTGCGACGTCCAGAGCGGCAAGTCCGTCACGGTCGACTCCTCGGGCCGGTTCACCGCCACGCTGGGCGCGAACACGGCGGTGGCCCTGCACACGGGCGCCCGTAGCTGCGGGTAG